A section of the Cololabis saira isolate AMF1-May2022 chromosome 6, fColSai1.1, whole genome shotgun sequence genome encodes:
- the LOC133445576 gene encoding immunoglobulin superfamily member 3-like yields the protein MRQRADNTLTVSRMRCSLRCVWMSCWMSCWRSCWLLAAAGLLASDAVVHTEIQAGPLYRTAGSPLHISCNVSGFNNEDTEKQFEFRVVKPAMPNLEIQIFSTANPGFSYSSHKDRVKSNDISVTRVNPNSVLFNIQRLLKDDEGMYECSVVNLENVYNGIYTAKAAVKVIDGSLSVSLLNSVTSLSRKEGEALGLTCRASTNTIQHTHLAFVWYLRRDGAGEGEGEGEPIISLDRDFTLSPGRAFAQRYQDGLISLDKIGEATYRLKVARLQESDQGEIYCQAQEWIQDPDGSWYKIAQKDTEQVFPLTVEAREVLPDTTSLAVKILAQQTALQEGQELSLSCTVDTQDLEKKFFSLAWFSGDTELARVGPTGILSVGSEYSDREKKGELRATRAGSREYRLVLKPVKMQDQGEYKCRVWPQDQGADGAFTQRKEQDSGSQLITVSASETGLSVTMQDADPTVNEGDRLRLACRVDGVKGQVSVTWRRGSSSIISLSRDGVMAKEAEYASRRARAMRPTSESFVLELDEATPTDSGLYWCDVSEWETSDKIHSQSQSTTVTVTPVESLVKVSLKSRKAWVTVGDNVELMCLVKGPRMPMSLAWTRKSGAGTLSNIVTLNADGAISWSGNQHHYQVKVESHRDAFIYYLQIIGISPREEGLYQCSVSVFLEEVYRRLPPSNQLTVTVQLPGNGGVQEPFWKKTGLFFFFLTNLRLPLLASKLQLSSPPTMTQSINADVQINCSVVSKSSASSLFAVTWLLNRGAANETIVSTDRNGFMTSGPQTGPSSGPSSGQRVSVRRTDGPAFLLTIQRARTSDAGSYVCRVVEWLPDPRGDWFSLPTGSTTTTQLAVTEPANDFLLEKTDPQMTAQEGDQVQHKCNIASGATDGSYFYKVTWLYTPRTSPAIRAPLVELDHTGLLSYPANPELGGLRGRLRLSRPTQRSFCLSIQDVQEEDGGAYQCQVEQHQLSTEGVWQQKATESGNAVTLTVKVADTNLSVAKEEVELNVSKAQDFSVPCRITQQTSSESTFQVTWFWRRSTISTRQPVFTFYRNSTLQTRVWAGELSFGHPLPTLFNLTLSKPGPGNSGLYFCEVEEWLPSPSRGWRKVAVEESGNLTVVVSMQESDAVSGSECLESTLILVLVAVVAVSLVVIVLLLVKLCRRRNSGEKKLNSNLWAEQPLTAKPSAD from the exons ATGCGGCAGCGCGCCGACAACACGCTGACAGTGTCCAGGATGCGCTGCTCCCTGCGCTGCGTGTGGATGAGCTgctggatgagctgctggaggagctgctggctcCTGGCGGCCGCGGGGCTCCTGGCCTCCG ACGCCGTGGTTCACACCGAGATCCAGGCCGGGCCTCTGTACCGCACGGCGGGCTCTCCGCTCCACATCTCCTGCAACGTGAGTGGCTTCAACAACGAGGACACGGAGAAACAGTTTGAGTTCCGCGTGGTGAAGCCCGCCATGCCAAATCTCGAAATTCAGATCTTCAGCACAGCAAACCCAGGTTTCAGCTACTCCAGCCACAAAGACCGCGTGAAAAGCAACGATATCTCCGTAACGCGCGTGAACCCAAACTCAGTCCTCTTCAACATCCAACGACTGCTCAAAGATGACGAAGGGATGTACGAGTGTTCTGTGGTCAACTTAGAGAACGTGTATAACGGCATCTATACTGCAAAGGCAGCAGTTAAAG TGATCGACGGCTCCCTGAGCGTCTCGCTGCTCAACTCCGTCACCTCGCTGAGCCGTAAAGAAGGCGAAGCTCTGGGGCTGACGTGCCGGGCCTCAACCAACACCATCCAGCACACCCACCTGGCCTTCGTCTGGTACCTCCGCAGGGACGGGGCGGGCGAGGGCGAGGGCGAGGGCGAGCCCATCATCTCCCTGGACCGGGACTTCACCCTGAGCCCGGGCCGGGCGTTCGCTCAGCGGTACCAGGACGGACTCATCAGCCTGGATAAGATTGGAGAGGCCACGTACAGGCTGAAGGTGGCCCGGCTCCAGGAGTCCGACCAGGGTGAGATCTACTGCCAGGCGCAGGAGTGGATCCAGGATCCCGATGGCTCCTGGTACAAGATCGCCCAGAAGGACACGGAGCAGGTTTTTCCCCTGACAGTCGAAGCCAGAG AAGTGTTGCCAGATACCACGTCTCTGGCTGTGAAGATCCTGGCGCAGCAGACAGCGCTCCAGGAGGGGCAGGAGCTGTCGCTGTCCTGCACCGTTGACACGCAGGACCTGGAGAAGAAGTTCTTCTCGTTGGCATGGTTCTCGGGCGACACCGAGCTGGCCAGGGTCGGCCCCACGGGGATCCTGAGCGTGGGGTCCGAGTACAGCGACCGGGAGAAGAAGGGCGAGCTCAGAGCCACGCGGGCCGGGAGCAGGGAGTACCGCCTCGTTCTGAAGCCGGTCAAAATGCAGGACCAGGGCGAGTATAAGTGCCGGGTGTGGCCTCAGGACCAGGGCGCCGACGGAGCCTTCACTCAGAGAAAAGAGCAGGACTCCGGGTCCCAGCTGATCACCGTCTCAGCCTCAG AAACCGGGCTGTCAGTCACGATGCAGGACGCTGACCCGACCGTCAACGAAGGGGACCGTCTAAGGCTCGCTTGCAGAGTGGacggggtcaaaggtcaggtcTCAGTCACCTGGCGACGTGGCTCCAGCAGCATCATCAGCCTAAGTCGGGACGGCGTCATGGCGAAGGAGGCCGAGTATGCGAGCCGACGAGCGAGAGCGATGCGCCCGACGTCGGAGAGCTTCGTCTTAGAGCTTGACGAGGCCACGCCCACTGATTCCGGTCTCTACTGGTGTGACGTGTCCGAGTGGGAAACCAGCGACAAGATCCACAGCCAGTCGCAATCGACCACTGTGACTGTGACTCCCGTTG AATCCCTGGTGAAAGTGTCCCTGAAGAGTCGCAAGGCCTGGGTGACCGTGGGCGACAACGTGGAGTTGATGTGCCTGGTGAAAGGGCCGCGCATGCCGATGAGCCTGGCCTGGACCCGGAAGAGCGGCGCCGGCACGCTGAGCAACATCGTGACGCTGAACGCCGATGGTGCCATCAGCTGGTCCGGAAACCAGCACCACTACCAGGTCAAGGTGGAAAGCCACAGAGATGCTTTCATTTACTATCTGCAGATCATCGGCATCAGCCCCAGGGAGGAGGGGCTCTACCAGTGCAGCGTCTCCGTCTTCCTGGAGGAAGTGTACCGGAGACTGCCGCCGTCCAACCAGCTGACGGTGACGGTGCAGCTCCCAGGTAACGGAGGTGTTCAGGAACCTTTCTGGAAGAAAactggtttgtttttcttttttctcaccaACCTTCGTCTCCCTCTCTTAGCGAGCAAGCTCCAGCTATCCTCCCCTCCCACCATGACGCAGAGCATCAACGCTGACGTGCAGATAAACTGCTCCGTCGTCTCCAAATCCTCCGCCTCATCTCTGTTTGCCGTCACCTGGCTGCTCAATCGGGGGGCGGCGAACGAGACGATCGTGAGCACCGATCGGAACGGGTTCATGACCTCTGGGCCCCAGACCGGGCCGAGCTCCGGGCCGAGCTCCGGGCAGCGCGTCAGTGTGCGCCGCACCGACGGGCCAGCGTTCCTGCTGACTATTCAGCGGGCGAGGACCTCGGACGCGGGGTCGTACGTGTGCCGGGTGGTGGAGTGGCTGCCGGACCCGCGCGGGGACTGGTTTTCCCTCCCCACCGGGTCCACAACAACGACCCAGCTCGCCGTCACTGAGCCTG CAAACGATTTCCTTTTAGAAAAGACAGACCCGCAGATGACGGCCCAGGAGGGGGACCAAGTGCAGCACAAGTGCAACATTGCGTCGGGCGCCACCGACGGTTCCTACTTTTACAAGGTCACCTGGCTCTACACGCCGCGCACTTCCCCCGCCATCAGGGCGCCGCTGGTCGAGCTGGACCACACTGGCCTGCTGAGCTACCCAGCCAACCCGGAGCTCGGCGGGCTCCGGGGGCGGCTCCGCCTCTCCAGGCCGACTCAGCGCAGTTTCTGCCTCAGCATCCAGGACGTGCAGGAAGAGGACGGGGGGGCCTACCAGTGCCAAGTGGAGCAGCACCAGCTGAGCACCGAAGGTGTCTGGCAGCAAAAGGCCACAGAGAGTGGAAACGCTGTTACGCTCACTGTCAAGGTTGCAG ACACAAATCTGTCCGTTGCGAAGGAGGAGGTGGAGTTGAACGTGAGCAAGGCCCAGGACTTCTCCGTCCCCTGTCGCATCACCCAGCAAACCAGCAGTGAATCCACATTCCAGGTCACGTGGTTTTGGCGGAGGAGCACCATCAGCACACGGCAGCCTGTGTTCACATTTTACCGAAACTCAACCCTCCAGACCCGGGTTTGGGCGGGCGAGCTGAGCTTCGGTCACCCTCTACCCACCCTGTTCAACCTGACGCTGTCAAAGCCTGGACCGGGAAACAGTGGCCTGTACTTCTGTGAAGTGGAGGAGTGGCTGCCGTCGCCGTCGCGGGGGTGGAGAAAGGTCGCGGTGGAAGAGTCAGGAAACTTGACGGTCGTCGTTTCCATGCAGG AATCGGACGCCGTCTCGGGTTCGGAGTGCTTGGAAAGCACCTTGATCCTGGTTCTTGTAGCCGTCGTCGCTGTCTCGCTTGTGGTCATAGTCCTTCTCCTGGTGAAGTTGTGTAGGAGAAGAAACTCAGGAGAGAAGAAATTAAACTCAAATCTCTGGGCTGAACAGCCTCTGACGGCCAAACCCAGTGCAGACTGA